In a single window of the Fusarium falciforme chromosome 3, complete sequence genome:
- a CDS encoding FAD-binding-3 domain-containing protein, with protein sequence MPSSQESPLNVVIVGAGLAGLLAARVLREKHNVKVYERASAPAEVGAAINIGPNGVRILDTLGFDRLNAGSQAVGATKIFTREGKLTLDERHNYAEKYGADWLFQHRADLRNEFLRLATEETATSGIPGKPAQIFWDQKVVDVSPEQGWITIDSGEKVHANLVIAADGIKSVIRPHVVGDAAFQTARPSGLSAFRFTLEVDEIKQSLNKIPQILQPDQPTCLSMVYSFDDTMRSIIMYPCRNFQILNFVCIVPDSSLKEETTESWTASGDREELLSLFSDFPVWVQDYLRIAKNIKLWQLRDQDPLPTYIRGRTVLIGDAAHAMTPHQGQGGTQAVEDAEAFRLFLQPGVSSADVPQLLRNLDSVRRPRASLIQNNTRKAKNKRTAEEVYMFEKINWTYPGIFEGLKTAKVA encoded by the exons ATGCCTTCATCGCAGGAAAGTCCCCTCAACGTGGTTATCGTCGGTGCTGGTCTTGCTGGACTTCTCGCCGCGCGAGTCTTGCGCGAGAAACACAACGTCAAAGTGTATGAGCGGGCCTCTGCACCGGCCGAGGTTGGTGCCGCCATCAACATAGGACCAAACGGTGTTCGAATCCTTGACACCTTGGGCTTCGACCGTCTCAACGCGGGGTCACAAGCAGTCGGCGCCACCAAGATCTTTACGAGGGAGGGGAAACTCACACTTGATGAGAGGCACAACTACGCCGAGAAATATGGAGCCGATTGGCTCTTTCAACATCGGGCGGATCTAAGGAACGAGTTTCTGCGACTTGCGACAGAGGAGACTGCCACCTCTGGCATTCCGGGGAAGCCAGCCCAGATATTCTGGGATCAAAAGGTTGTTGACGTCTCGCCGGAACAAGGCTGGATTACGATTGACTCTGGTGAAAAGGTCCACGCCAATCTGGTCATTG CTGCCGATGGCATCAAGTCCGTAATACGCCCCCATGTAGTCGGCGACGCTGCATTTCAGACAGCGAGACCATCAGGCCTATCCGCGTTCCGATTCACCTTGGAGGTGGATGAGATCAAGCAATCGCTGAACAAAATCCCCCAGATTCTCCAACCTGACCAGCCGACGTGCTTGTCCATGGTCTATTCCTTTGACGACACCATGCGCTCTATCATCATGTATCCTTGTCGCAACTTCCAAATTCTCAATTTCGTATGCATTGTCCCAGACAGCAGCTTAAAAGAGGAAACCACAGAGTCATGGACCGCTTCTGGAGACAGAGAGGAGTTGCTGTCCCTGTTTAGTGACTTTCCGGTATGGGTACAGGACTATCTGAG AATCGCAAAGAACATCAAACTGTGGCAGCTAAGAGACCAAGATCCGTTGCCAACCTACATTCGTGGGCGAACAGTCCTGATAGGCGACGCGGCTCATGCCATGACGCCtcaccaagggcaaggaggaaCACAAGCCgtcgaggatgccgaggcgTTCAGATTGTTCTTACAACCAGGCGTATCCAGTGCAGACGTGCCGCAATTGTTGCGAAATCTTGATTCGGTGCGAAGGCCGCGTGCAAGCCTGATCCAGAACAATACCAGaaaggccaagaacaagagaaCTGCAGAAGAGGTGTATATGTTTGAGAAGATTAACTGGACATACCCAGGTATCTTTGAGGGGTTGAAAACTGCAAAAGTagcttaa
- a CDS encoding PKS-ER domain-containing protein: protein MITSDISVIGLSTLPFSLSTAACGLYLSAGLAKVADKSDTTHNQVLIWGANGGVGKLAVQLAKLSGYSVIVVTSRDETKAEVASRGADHVFSNSESDLVRKIRAVAPNLRHAFDTVVTGDTMAKIVECCEKPAKVAAAIKYNGPEIDGVQITPVYSGEIMGKTMGGLPSAAGLELGKWLWGNLDQWIKSNQITPLEYEELDGLKSVQDGLEVLESGKARRKLVTYIV, encoded by the exons ATG ATTACTTCTGACATATCCGTCATTGGCCTTTCGACTCTTCCCTTCAGTCTCTCTACTGCGGCTTGTGGCTTGTATCTTAGTGCAGGCCTCGCGAAGGTCGCCGATAAATCTGATACCACTCATAATCAAGTGCTCATTTGG GGTGCCAATGGCGGCGTCGGCAAACTAGCCGTCCAGCTTGCCAAGTTGTCTGGCTATTCTGTCATTGTGGTTACGTCGAGAGATGAAACCAAGGCAGAGGTTGCATCAAGGGGTGCTGACCATGTTTTCTCGAATTCCGAGTCGGACTTGGTAAGAAAGATTCGTGCTGTTGCGCCAAATCTGCGACACGCTTTCGATACGGTTGTCACGGGTGACACCATGGCTAAGATTGTTGAATGCTGTGAGAAGCCCGCAAAGGTGGCTGCCGCGATCAAGTATAATGGACCTGAAATCGACGGAGTTCAGATAACCCCGGTCTACAGTGGTGAGATCATGGGAAAGACGATGGGCGGTCTGCCATCAGCAGCTGGGCTTGAACTTGGAAAGTGGCTTTGGGGGAATCTTGACCAATGGATAAAGTCGAATCAGATCACGCCGCTCGAGTATGAAGAACTTGATGGACTTAAGAGTGTTCAGGATGGCTTGGAGGTCCTAGAAAGCGGGAAAGCGCGCAGAAAGCTAGTCACGTATATTGTGTGA
- a CDS encoding Carboxylic ester hydrolase: MSVPCVPSSFPAPNLLGAEFLAIEAAIVTNHSASVPKGWRFSQPSVDVHNATFCNVTLTYTHPGQNDTLNVEVWLPLAEEWNGRLQAVGGGGWNAGRFPLSWMGMAGAVADGYATATMDAGLGDAYDPLPWSFVSPGNVNLYALQNLGLVSLGDEAIIAKDVINSYYGKPPSYSYWNGCSQGGRQGAMLAQQFPTAYDGIISAAPGVYWAEMFFSNIWPTFYMEITKQYPRGCELNELTAIATSICDPLDGVKDGLISDPEGCLAAFNPFDHVGTSFKCVENGFTDTIKITKAAAAVANAAYKGPVFSNGKPLWYGFEIGSDLSYIASTNCTNTGCVATGHAIIELWHSSFDVTNTPLDFSNLTHKDFDNMYRMAKRTYAPFLATDERDLSEFRDAGGKMITFHGLIDPIIPAKSSLAYYKAVSSFLDDTQEFYRYYRAPGLSHCLGGSGGQPERLFAQLREWVENDKAPEESPVLITTPDNKTQQQILCNFPKKAVLGSSCSDANSTECWSCTDEQQIPSKRNGQQILY, from the exons ATGTCTGTTCCATGTGTCCCATCATCTTTCCCAGCTCCTAACCTCCTCGGAGCCGAATTCCTCGCCATAGAAGCAGCCATCGTAACAAACCACTCAGCCTCAGTCCCAAAAGGATGGCGCTTCTCCCAACCATCAGTCGACGTGCACAATGCCACCTTTTGCAACGTAACCTTGACATATACCCACCCCGGCCAAAACGACACCCTCAACGTCGAGGTCTGGCTTCCGCTTGCTGAAGAGTGGAACGGCAGGCTTCAGGCTGTCGGGGGAGGCGGGTGGAATGCTGGCCGGTTTCCGCTGAGCTGGATGGGTATGGCCGGGGCTGTCGCTGATGGCTATGCTACTGCGACTATGGATGCTGGGCTGGGTGATGCCTATGATCCGTTGCCTTGGAGCTTTGTTAGTCCGGGGAATGTTAATCTGTATGCGTTGCAGAATCTTGGGCTTGTGTCGTTGGGTGATGAG GCAATCATCGCAAAGGATGTCATCAACAGCTACTACGGCAAACCACCTTCATACTCTTACTGGAACGGATGCTCCCAAGGAGGTCGTCAAGGCGCAATGCTAGCACAGCAGTTCCCAACAGCATACGACGGGATCATCTCTGCAGCTCCAGGCGTATACTGGGCCGAGATGTTTTTCAGCAACATATGGCCTACGTTTTACATGGAAATCACAAAGCAATATCCTCGAGGCTGTGAGCTCAATGAGCTCACGGCAATTGCCACGTCGATCTGTGATCCTTTGGATGGTGTTAAGGATGGACTCATCTCGGATCCTGAAGGGTGTCTTGCTGCTTTTAATCCCTTTGATCATGTCGGAACTTCATTCAAATGCGTTGAAAACGGCTTTACCGATACAATCAAGATTACAAaagcggctgctgctgtggcAAACGCAGCATACAAAGGACCCGTCTTCTCCAACGGCAAACCCCTCTGGTACGGCTTCGAAATCGGCTCGGATCTCAGCTACATCGCATCAACAAACTGCACAAACACCGGATGTGTCGCCACAGGGCATGCGATAATCGAGCTTTGGCATAGTTCCTTTGATGTCACCAACACTCCGCTTGATTTCTCCAACCTCACCCACAAAGACTTTGACAACATGTATCGAATGGCAAAGAGAACGTATGCGCCTTTTCTCGCTACGGATGAGCGTGATCTGTCCGAGTTTCGGGACGCTGGAGGAAAGATGATTACCTTTCACGGTCTG ATTGATCCTATTATCCCGGCCAAGAGCTCTCTCGCTTACTACAAAGCCGTATCATCCTTCCTCGACGATACTCAAGAATTTTACCGGTACTATCGCGCACCAGGGCTCAGTCACTGCTTGGGAGGTTCTGGTGGTCAGCCCGAGCGACTATTTGCGCAACTACGAGAATGGGTAGAAAATGACAAGGCCCCCGAAGAATCACCCGTCCTCATCACGACGCCAGACAACAAGACTCAACAGCAAATATTGTGCAATTTCCCCAAAAAGGCAGTCCTGGGCTCTTCATGTTCCGACGCCAACAGCACAGAGTGCTGGTCCTGCACTGATGAACAACAAATCCCTTCCAAGCGGAATGGCCAACAGATACTATACTAG
- a CDS encoding Fn3-like domain-containing protein, with translation MSTAAAPPKIGDGFDFNSATKAVQDGALNLDSAAKALLSRLDLQERLGLLDGDQDFWPGLYGMSTTGYNRTPYIHGEVKRLGIPGVRFADGPRGCVMGKSTAFPVPMARGASWDVSLEERVGRAIGRECKAQDANFFGGVCVNLPRHPAWGRIQETYGEDPVILGEMGAALTRGIQENVMACVKHYALNSMENARFHVDVKIDEAVLHEVYLAHFRRIVEEGVASVMSSYNSVRGEFAGQNKELLLDILRDQWDFKGFVISDFMFGLRDPALSLKNGLDIEAPFRQQRAWKLEAAYKNGEIDDSHIERAGVNILRRVIEDQVVRGDAKPQPDVVFSEEHRQLAREASVKSMVLLKNDDVDGIPALPLKSDISKIAVVGRLANSTDTGDKGSSAVRCPEVVSPYQGLKKAFAQADVTLEESEDPEKVKAAAGATDVTVVVVGYNFEDEGEFNVPAFETNPAVNSVLPPSDGSEESKWVYEQWTVPKEKKKESHAVATGGDRTSLRLRPQDVEVIKAAVEANPHTIVSIVAAGAVITEEWKHLPPAIVLSWYSGCEGGHALADLLLGKVNFSGRLPFSIPTAEKHLPHFDKDAAEIEYDRWFGQRLLDRLDVKAAYPLGFGLSYTSFAASDLEVEKSKENPEELIVRVNVSNTGSRAGRYVAQVYGVVEVSDWPKRSLLGFQAVNLDAGEQKKVEIRASTRPLQKWNLGSWELVSKTVEVEVGGSCGDVESVRTVVEL, from the coding sequence ATGTCAACCGCAGCAGCGCCCCCCAAGATCGGCGATGGCTTCGACTTCAATTCAGCTACCAAAGCAGTACAAGATGGCGCCCTAAATCTCGACTCAGCCGCAAAGGCTTTGTTGTCTCGCCTTGACCTCCAAGAGCGCCTCGGACTTCTCGACGGCGACCAAGACTTCTGGCCTGGCCTGTACGGCATGAGCACTACAGGTTACAACCGAACACCCTACATCCACGGCGAAGTCAAACGTCTCGGAATCCCTGGCGTTCGCTTCGCAGATGGCCCTAGAGGCTGCGTGATGGGAAAGTCGACAGCTTTTCCTGTTCCCATGGCTCGTGGTGCGAGCTGGGATGTTTCCCTCGAGGAACGCGTCGGTAGAGCCATCGGTCGCGAGTGCAAAGCCCAGGATGCAAACTTTTTTGGAGGTGTCTGTGTTAATCTTCCTCGACATCCGGCCTGGGGTCGCATTCAAGAGACTTATGGCGAGGACCCTGTCATTCTTGGCGAGATGGGCGCTGCCCTCACGAGGGGCATTCAAGAGAATGTCATGGCTTGTGTGAAGCACTACGCCCTCAACTCGATGGAAAACGCACGCTTTCATGTCGACGTCAAGATAGACGAGGCTGTTCTGCACGAGGTCTACCTCGCCCACTTCCGTCGCATCGTGGAAGAGGGTGTCGCGAGTGTCATGTCATCATACAACTCTGTCCGCGGCGAATTTGCAGGCCAGAACAAGGAACTTCTCCTCGACATCCTGCGAGATCAATGGGACTTCAAGGGCTTCGTCATTTCAGACTTTATGTTTGGACTGAGGGATCCGGCGCTCTCCCTGAAGAACGGACTCGACATTGAGGCGCCGTTTCGCCAACAGCGCGCGTGGAAGCTTGAGGCGGCGTACAAGAATGGGGAGATTGACGACTCTCACATTGAAAGAGCTGGGGTTAATATCCTTCGGCGTGTCATTGAGGACCAGGTGGTTCGTGGAGATGCAAAGCCTCAGCCTGATGTTGTGTTCAGCGAAGAGCATCGCCAACTGGCTCGGGAGGCTTCCGTCAAGTCCATGGTGTTGCTCAAgaatgatgatgttgacggCATCCCGGCCCTCCCTCTCAAATCAGACATCTCCAAGATAGCCGTTGTGGGACGCCTTGCGAACTCGACCGACACTGGAGACAAGGGATCCTCAGCGGTGCGGTGCCCAGAAGTCGTCTCACCCTACCAAGGTTTGAAGAAGGCTTTTGCACAGGCAGACGTAACTCTTGAGGAGTCCGAAGATCCCGAGAAAGTCAAGGCTGCGGCGGGCGCTACTGATGTGactgtcgtcgtcgtgggCTACAActttgaagatgaaggagaatTCAACGTGCCGGCATTCGAGACAAACCCAGCTGTGAACTCTGTCCTTCCGCCAAGTGACGGTTCGGAAGAGTCAAAATGGGTGTATGAACAGTGGACGGTTccgaaagagaagaagaaggagagccATGCGGTTGCGACCGGAGGCGACCGGACGAGTCTGAGACTACGACCCCAGGACGTCGAGGTTATCAAAGCCGCTGTCGAAGCTAACCCACATACGATTGTCTCCATCGTCGCTGCTGGAGCCGTTATCACTGAAGAGTGGAAGCATCTCCCGCCAGCTATTGTTCTCAGCTGGTACTCGGGTTGTGAGGGTGGTCATGCCCTGGCTGACCTGCTGCTGGGCAAGGTCAACTTCAGCGGCCGGCTCCCATTCTCGATCCCCACGGCGGAGAAGCATCTCCCTCATTTCGATAAAGACGCGGCCGAGATTGAGTATGACCGCTGGTTTGGCCAGCGACTGCTTGATCGACTTGATGTCAAGGCGGCTTACCCTCTTGGCTTTGGGCTCTCGTACACGTCCTTCGCTGCGTCGGACTTGGAGGTCGAGAAGAGCAAAGAAAACCCTGAAGAACTGATTGTTAGGGTCAACGTCTCTAACACTGGAAGCCGGGCTGGCAGATACGTCGCTCAAGTGTACGGAGTAGTTGAGGTGTCCGACTGGCCTAAGAGGAGTCTTCTTGGATTTCAAGCAGTGAATCTCGATGCCGGGGAACAGAAGAAGGTGGAGATACGCGCGTCAACCAGACCTCTTCAGAAATGGAACCTGGGATCTTGGGAGCTTGTGAGCAAAAcagtcgaggtcgaggttggaGGCTCGTGTGGCGACGTCGAGAGTGTGAGGACTGTAGTTGAGCTATAA
- a CDS encoding DUF2293 domain-containing protein — MGGGKALGKVVCISAADKLPAGYSRLEQGNAYLTNNCRKQATEQKKDYYQWQEKGRQIMAFPTSILKAAKQADRRTKSRRLRAVQKSDNKLRKEFLTTLRADYPGMPRGERTQLAKLQMEKGQNRIARSRKLPMAKRVEVAVWAHAWHVQEREGKRSVEILREWQGKAKKI; from the coding sequence ATGGGAGGAGGAAAAGCTCTCGGAAAGGTCGTCTGCATCTCCGCAGCAGACAAGCTCCCGGCCGGATACAGCCGCCTGGAGCAAGGCAACGCTTACTTGACGAACAACTGTCGCAAGCAAGCCACAGAACAAAAGAAGGACTACTACCAGTGGCAAGAAAAGGGACGCCAGATCATGGCCTTTCCGACCAGCATCTTGAAAGCCGCCAAGCAGGCAGACCGACGCACCAAGTCTCGACGACTCCGCGCCGTGCAGAAATCGGATAACAAGCTCCGGAAGGAGTTTCTCACCACCTTGCGCGCCGACTATCCCGGCATGCCGCGGGGAGAGCGGACTCAGCTTGCGAAACTACAGATGGAGAAGGGTCAGAACCGTATCGCGCGGAGCCGCAAGCTTCCCATGGCGAAGCGGGTTGAGGTCGCTGTTTGGGCCCATGCCTGGCATGTGCAGGAACGAGAGGGGAAGCGATCGGTTGAGATTCTACGAGAATGGCAGGGAAAGGCAAAGAAGATCTGA
- a CDS encoding Neutral protease 2 codes for MKLLAGLALASMAVAAPLVEKRAPTPLNVSLEMQGNSKIKAVITNNGKSNLKLLKSGTFLDSTAVEKAQVYSGEKNIPFDGVRVALDTSRLEETAFQRIPSGESIEVDFDIAEFHDLSAGGKFNILAEGALSFAQDDSTELVGSVPFYSNRIEAEVDGPQAFSVRTAFHHKRTQVQSDCSGDKLAITQQALSRCASMASKAQQAAASGSGDKVKEYFKSDSYETRQTVADVFGRIASECGSTNSGDSRYYCTDVYGACQSGVLAYTVPGASYMAYCDLYFQQLPATTTSCHGQDQAQTNVHEMTHLNQIKGTSDYGGYGYNFIQSLSADQNINHADTYALFANAIELGC; via the exons ATGAAGTTGCTTGCTGGTCTCGCTCTCGCCTCGATGGCTGTCGCCGCTCCCCTGGTGGAGAAGCGTGCCCCGACCCCTTTGAATGTTAGCCTGGAGATGCAGGGCAactccaagatcaaggccgtcatcaccaacaacggCAAGAGTAACCTCAAGCTGTTGAAGTCGGGCACTTTCCTTGATTCGACTGCTGTCGAGAAGGCTCAGGTGTATTCAGGAG AGAAGAACATCCCCTTCGACGGCGTCCGCGTCGCTCTCGACACCAGCCGCCTGGAAGAGACTGCCTTCCAGCGCATCCCCTCCGGCGAGTCCATCGAGGTCGACTTTGACATCGCCGAGTTCCACGATCTTTCCGCTGGCGGCAAGTTCAACATCCTCGCCGAGGGTGCCCTCTCCTTCGCCCAGGATGATAGCACCGAGCTCGTCGGCTCCGTGCCCTTCTACTCGAATCGCATCGAGGCCGAAGTCGACGGTCCCCAGGCCTTTTCCGTCCGCACCGCTTTCCACCACAAGCGCACCCAGGTTCAGAGCGACTGCTCCGGCGACAAGCTCGCCATCACTCAGCAGGCTCTGTCTCGCTGCGCCAGCATGGCCTCCAAGGCTCAGCAGGCTGCCGCTAGCGGTTCTGGCGATAAGGTGAAGGAGTACTTCAAGTCGGACAGCTACGAGACCCGACAGACCGTTGCCGACGTCTTCGGCCGGATCGCCTCCGAATGCGGATCCACCAACTCCGGCGACTCCCGGTACTACTGCACCGACGTGTACGGCGCTTGCCAGAGCGGTGTCCTCGCCTACACTGTCCCCGGAGCAAGCTACATGGCCTACTGCGACCTGTACTTCCAGCAGCTGCCCGCCACCACCACTTCCTGCCACGGCCAGGACCAGGCCCAAACCAACGTGCATGAGATGACCCATCTGAACCAGATCAAGGGCACCTCCGACTACGGTGGCTATGGTTACAACTTCATCCAGAGCCTGAGCGCTGACCAGAACATCAATCACGCCGACACATACGCCCTGTTTGCCAACGCCATCGAGCTTGGATGTTAG
- a CDS encoding 4HBT domain-containing protein, protein MAKKLNPTQFTKAVVRSFMADSGLEPRGTRRIANIKRFTDFLFRVLSAAEGRVDFELDIHKDHTNRLQTIHGGTIASLVDLGGSLAVASTGRFATGVSTDLNVTYLSPGGRVGDTLKGTAICEKIGKTLAFTQVTFTNSKGQLAARGSHTKYVAGTMGEAGPYVAPPEFSDVD, encoded by the exons atggccaagaagctcaacccCACGCAGTTCACCAAGGCG GTGGTGCGCTCCTTCATGGCCGACTCTGGTCTCGAGCCTCG CGGCACAAGACGAATTGCTAACATCAAACGCTTCACAGACTTCTTG TTCCGCGTTCTGAGTGCCGCCGAAGGAAGAGTCGACTTTGAGCTTGACATCCACAAGGACCACACC AACCGCCTTCAAACCATTCACGGTGGCACCATCGCTAGCCTTGTCGACCTCGGCGGCTCCCTCGCTGTCGCATCAACGGGCCGCTTCGCAACCGGCGTGTCAACCGACCTCAACG TCACATATCTGAGCCCCGGTGGCCGCGTGGGCGACACCCTCAAGGGCACTGCCATCTGCGAAAAGATTGGCAAGACCTTGGCATTTACACAGGTGACCTTTACCAACAGCAAGGGTCAGCTCGCCGCCCGAGGAAGCCACACCAA ATACGTAGCTGGTACAATGGGCGAAGCCGGCCCCTACGTTGCTCCCCCCGAGTTCTCAGACGTGGATTAG